In the genome of Nonlabens sp. MB-3u-79, one region contains:
- a CDS encoding phosphoglycerate kinase, with amino-acid sequence MVNREPLYLFFNNFEYHKMTIDQINFENKKALIRVDFNVPLDEDFKVTDATRIEAAKDTIIYVLEQGGSVILMSHLGRPKNREEEFSLRHVVEKASDILGVQVKFVEDCKGEIAQKAAQDLEPGQVLLLENLRYYSEETAGNTAFAKALSQLGDVYINDAFGTAHRAHASTAIIAQFFKEKCFGMLMNREIQSLDKVLKTPERPLVAILGGAKVSSKITVIENILTKVDDLIIAGGMAYTFIKAQGGKIGDSLVEDDKQKLALEILAKAKETNTNIHLPVDVVIANSFSELASIDTSAINEIPDGWMGLDIGEKSRQDFHNVLQGAKTILWNGPAGVFEMDPFAKGTIALGASVAMATKSGAFSLVGGGDSVAAVKQFGFENQVSYVSTGGGAMLEMLEGKTLPGIAAMNK; translated from the coding sequence ATGGTAAATAGAGAACCGTTATATTTGTTTTTCAACAATTTTGAATACCATAAGATGACTATAGACCAAATTAACTTTGAGAATAAAAAGGCGCTAATAAGAGTAGATTTTAACGTACCACTAGACGAAGACTTTAAAGTAACTGATGCGACCAGAATTGAGGCCGCAAAAGACACGATTATTTATGTTTTAGAACAGGGTGGTTCTGTGATTTTAATGTCACATTTAGGTCGTCCTAAGAATAGAGAAGAAGAATTTTCACTGCGTCATGTAGTAGAGAAGGCGAGCGATATTTTAGGGGTACAGGTAAAGTTTGTAGAAGATTGCAAAGGGGAGATTGCTCAAAAGGCAGCACAAGATCTGGAGCCAGGCCAAGTACTTTTATTAGAAAACCTTAGATATTATAGTGAAGAGACTGCTGGGAATACCGCTTTCGCGAAAGCTTTATCACAACTAGGCGATGTCTATATCAATGATGCCTTTGGGACTGCTCACAGAGCCCATGCGAGTACGGCAATAATTGCCCAATTCTTTAAAGAAAAATGTTTTGGTATGCTCATGAATCGGGAGATCCAAAGCTTAGATAAAGTTTTGAAAACTCCAGAAAGACCATTAGTAGCGATTTTGGGAGGTGCAAAGGTGTCCTCTAAAATCACCGTAATCGAGAACATATTAACTAAAGTAGATGACCTGATCATCGCTGGGGGAATGGCTTATACATTCATCAAAGCCCAAGGAGGAAAAATAGGAGACTCTCTAGTAGAAGACGATAAACAAAAGCTAGCACTGGAAATCCTTGCTAAAGCAAAGGAGACTAATACCAATATACATTTACCAGTAGATGTAGTTATTGCAAACTCTTTTTCAGAATTGGCATCCATTGATACATCTGCGATCAATGAAATTCCAGATGGCTGGATGGGCCTTGATATAGGAGAAAAATCTCGTCAGGATTTCCACAACGTACTTCAAGGCGCTAAAACTATTCTTTGGAATGGACCAGCAGGAGTTTTTGAAATGGACCCTTTTGCAAAGGGAACGATAGCTTTAGGGGCCTCTGTTGCAATGGCAACAAAAAGTGGTGCTTTCTCGTTAGTAGGTGGTGGCGATTCTGTAGCTGCAGTAAAGCAATTTGGTTTTGAAAACCAAGTAAGTTATGTTTCCACTGGTGGTGGTGCCATGCTAGAAATGCTAGAAGGAAAAACACTTCCTGGTATTGCTGCAATGAATAAGTAG
- a CDS encoding ATP-binding protein produces MQYQDVLGLEHIKKHLQSTVQNERIAHAQLLVGPTGSGVLPLAVAYARQILCGASNESCHAQLNNLAHPDLHFSFPMPSSVGSSTTKATSDMFLKEWRTFLVSNPYGSLPDWYKAIDIEKKNAEIRVAEAQLIMKKLSLKSYEGGFKVVIIWGADKMNTEAANKLLKLIEEPPAKTIILLVAESEDRIINTIKSRCQIINVPKLNAAVIAQGLQKNLNLSESQSSIVARQADGDYRKAVQFSQNSAEDLQFEQWFVEWVRTAFVAKTKMTAINDLMEWAHNIAAVNRETQIRFLMYCMEFFRQAMLKNYKADTAVYLSPQSGFDLSKFAPFVDGNRMMEVQKQLQEAIYHIERNANGKIVLTDLSIGMTRILHAK; encoded by the coding sequence ATGCAATATCAAGACGTTTTAGGACTGGAACATATCAAAAAGCACCTGCAATCCACGGTGCAAAACGAGCGTATAGCTCATGCTCAGTTATTAGTAGGTCCTACTGGAAGCGGTGTTTTACCTCTTGCCGTTGCTTATGCGAGACAGATTTTATGTGGTGCTTCTAATGAAAGTTGTCATGCACAATTGAACAACCTCGCCCACCCAGATTTACACTTTTCTTTTCCCATGCCATCATCTGTTGGAAGCAGTACTACCAAAGCAACATCAGATATGTTCTTAAAGGAGTGGCGCACTTTTTTAGTTTCTAACCCTTATGGAAGCCTCCCAGACTGGTATAAAGCCATCGATATAGAAAAAAAGAATGCTGAAATACGGGTAGCAGAAGCACAACTCATCATGAAAAAGCTGAGCTTAAAATCTTATGAAGGAGGTTTTAAAGTGGTTATCATTTGGGGTGCCGATAAAATGAATACCGAAGCTGCAAACAAACTCCTCAAGCTTATAGAAGAGCCGCCAGCAAAGACGATTATCCTTCTTGTTGCCGAATCTGAAGATCGAATTATCAATACTATTAAGTCCAGGTGTCAAATTATCAATGTCCCTAAACTCAATGCTGCTGTCATCGCTCAAGGACTACAAAAAAACCTTAATCTGTCTGAAAGTCAGAGCTCTATAGTTGCTAGGCAAGCAGATGGAGATTACAGAAAAGCCGTACAGTTTTCACAAAATAGCGCTGAAGACCTGCAATTTGAACAGTGGTTTGTGGAATGGGTACGAACAGCTTTTGTAGCTAAGACAAAAATGACGGCCATAAATGACCTTATGGAATGGGCTCATAACATAGCTGCGGTCAACAGAGAAACCCAAATACGTTTTCTAATGTATTGTATGGAATTCTTTAGACAAGCCATGTTGAAAAACTACAAAGCAGATACTGCTGTATATCTATCTCCTCAAAGCGGTTTTGACTTAAGTAAATTTGCCCCTTTTGTAGACGGTAATAGAATGATGGAAGTACAAAAGCAGCTTCAAGAAGCCATATATCATATAGAACGTAATGCTAATGGCAAGATTGTTCTTACTGATTTGAGTATAGGGATGACGCGTATCTTACACGCTAAATAG